The DNA region tagcatgtgagatgagtgcaattgtgcggtagtttaaacactctttggcattgcctttctttgggattggaatgaaaactgaccttttccaatcctgtggcccctgctaagttttccaaatttgctgacatattgagtgcagcactttcacagcgtcatcttttaggatttgaaatagctcagctggaattccatcacctccactagctttgttcgtagtgatgtttcctaaggcccacttgacttcggactccaggatgtgtggctctaggtgagtgatcacaccactgtggttatctgagtcattaagatattttttgtatagttcttttgtgtattcttgccacctcttcttaatatcttctgcttctgttaggtccgtaccatttctgtcctttattgagcccatctttgcatgaaatgttcccttggtagctcttaattttcttgaagagatctgtagtctttcccattctattgttttcctctctttttttgtgttgatcacttaggaaggctttcttatctctccttgctattctttggaactctgcaaaaGTGATGTTGAAATTAGGATTGCATCTGCCTGGGGCCTAAAACCTTACAGTGGCATCTCGTGGCCATTAGAGCAATACATGGCCTGCTCTTAAAACAGTCTACGCAGTTTTGAGGTTTTACTGGGTCTGTCACTTGCCTGCCACTGACCTtatcttctcctctttctttgtcCCTCTGTTGCAGCCACACACACTTCCTTGCTGTTTCTCCAATTCATCAAGCCTGTCCTTACCTCAGGGtcctgctttttttcttcttggaatgccttttttttccccagattttgttttggtttacTTCTTCAGAACTTTAAAGTCTCTGCTCAGATCTGATCTCCTCCAGCAATGAGTGTTCTTTGTATGGCCCCCAAAGAATTCCCCAAAGAATTCCATCTTAGTCCTTCGTTTCGGATAGAGCACTTGTCACAATTTGCAGTAATCTTATTCATTTGTCTCTTTActtgttctttgtttcttccaCTAGAGTATAATTTCCAGGGCGGGGAGGCTGTGCCTGTCTGGTTTGCTCTCCTGTCTCAATCATCTAGAAAAGATCTTAGAGTGTAGTAGATGCccagtgaatatttgttgagtgaaggaatgaatgtAGGCCTTCAAAGGAGGGAGGAATTTAATAAGCATTCTTTGGATTAGAACTGACAACTAGAGATACTTCTGAGGAGTTACGGTCCTGGGCAGATGAAGGCAAGGAAGTACAGTGCAAATAACTACAGGAATGTGCTTGGTGTTTTATGCTATGGatgtgaatgggcttccctggtggctcagtggtaaagaatccacctgccgtgcaggagatacaggagacctgggttgggaggattccctagaggagggcatggcaacctactccagtattcttacctggagagttccatggaccaaggagcctggtgggttacagtccataaggttgcaaagagttggacacgactgaaagcaaCTTAGTATAGCACACAGACTAAAAGGGAAAACCTCCCCCACTGACGACTCCCTGTCTCCAGTCTACTCCCCAGTTAACTGCCATTTGTTGGTTGGCATATTCTTCcagatttacacacacacacagagtttgtgGGGTGCTTTTTCCTCATATAAAGATAAACTCATATACATGTTTCTCTGTGGATTCCTTGTTTTGGTTAACGACTGTATGGATAGATTTGTTTATATTgatagctttttttctttctggtcatTGAATAGTATTTCATAATATAGATATTCCATATATTATTTACTCAATTCTCTGTGGACATTTAGTTGGTATCTAGGTTTTGTGCAAACAATGCGGCAGTAGCTCTTTCTTACCACTTTAGACGGCTTCTCTTGAATTTTAGGGAATCATCAAGGATAGTTAGTAAAGGGGTAAGAACCTTCCACAGAAATGCAGTTTGTTTGATCTTTAGCTTGTGCAGGAATAGACATCAAACAGGTTTCACAAAGAGAGGAATGCCTGGGAATTAACCCCTCATTCTCCCATCTTGTCAGCGAGAACGTTCAAGGGTTGTTACCAGCAGCTGCCTGGACCTTGGGAGGAGGTGGCATGGGACAGAAATCTCTAGAAGGGGCATATTGACATGTCCCAGGCCACCTCATCCTGACTGGGTGGTGACATCAGCAGTGGGGACCTCTGTAGGGACTTGATGGCCAGGGCTGGCAGGCTGTGTATAGGAGGCTGTTGGCTTTGCTGACACCTAAGGGATTTATGTTCTTTTATCTGTGTCTGTTGGCATTGTTCCAGCAGTTATTGTCACTGTTGTAACTATCACCAGCCTTTGCAGTAGGCTTTCAGCCTATACAGCTAGAAGTCGGGGTGCATTTCAGAGCAGAGGAGACCAGGAGGGCTGCCTGGGGCTTGTGCTCAGTGCTGTCTTAGGGCAGAAGCTCTAAGGCAGTTGTCCCTGAGCTCCAGGCTTTGGAccggtacctcctgtcagatcagcagcagcattcgATTAAGAAattaagtgcacaataaatataatgtgctGAAATCATCCCGAAatcatctcccccaccccccacccctgagctgtggaaaaattgtcttctacacaatcagtccctggtgccagaaaggtttgGGACTGCTGCTTTAAGGGGACCTTTTCCTAATCATCCAGTCCAGGAGCAGATTCAAAGACTCAAGGCAGTGTTCTGTCCTGGAATTGAGTGTTTTCTCCTCAGGCTTCccttttgcatttccttctccccggCATTACTTTActtgttctgtttttcttaacTTGTCATCTGTTTACTATTGGAGGCATAGTAGGTCAAAAGACAGTCTCTGGACTCATTTTAAagcactgtttttttttgttgttgatcataattttttttcatcctgAGTCATTTTAAGTAAAGTGCACTTTAgacattttgaattttacatttctGAATTAAAATATTGAAAGCCTTTCTCTACACCACTTactatgatattttctttttttgacatcttaattaattttgttttggagtgtagccagttaacaatgtgatagtttcaggtggacagcagagggactcaaccatacatctacatgtatccattctcccccaaacccctctcccatcagGGCTGCCATATactattgagcagagttccttgttaaagcatttatttttggctgtctcCAGAAATAGCCATATATACAAAGACTGCTATTTAGGACCTGTGCCAACATTCCTAACTTTTGATGccaaaatcatattaaaattgGTTATGTATTTCTATGTAAATAAGTGCTTTATTTTAATCAAAGTTGAATTGTCACTTTagccaaacagtggaaacaatccaaataaatATCCATTAATTGGTGCgtggataaataaatggatacatttatttgtatccatgtaaataaatggatacatggtgagtggataaataaataaatacaatggagTTATTTTTGGTCCTAAAAGGAAGTATTGATATAggtgacaatatggatgaatcttggaaacatgctaagtgaaaaaaactaGTCATGAAAGACCGCATGTTGTGtgatacatttatatgaaatgttcagaagagGCGTGCCTATAGACAGGGCAGTGgcttgatgatggtggtggtggtgcgaGGGTTGTGTGGAAATGCGGACAGCTGCTAATGggtttggggtttctttttggggtgatgaaatgttctcTAAATTTATTATAGTGGTGGATGTGCAACTTTGTGGCTATACCAAAGgtattgaatatttaaataggTGGTATTTAAACgatactatgggcttccctggtggctcagaggttaaagcgtctgcctgcaatgcaggagacctaagttcgatccctgggtcgggaagatcccctggagaaggaaatggcaacccactccagtattcttgcctggagaatcccatggatggaggagcccggtgggctacagtccacggggtcgcaaagagttggacacaactgagcaacttcactttcacttaacgaTACAATACCAATATTTAAACCATACCATGGTTTGTGAATTGTCTTACTAAAGCTGTTACCAATTTGAGAAGTCACTTTTCTTGAAGGCagtgttgtaattttttttgccTACTGCTTTATGCtttgcacatagtaggcactgtTTCTTAACAAAGGAATTGATTCCTGATACCTGTTTTCTGGCTAGGCGTGTTAGAGAGGTCAGTAAATAGTGCAGGAAAGAATTTCCCAGTGTGGGAAACCTTGTTCAAATTTGTGGCCTGTCAATTAATATTGATGCAAACTTTCTGTGAGTCCTTTAGTACTTAAGCTGTAGCCATGCTGATAGCTGTTAACAGAGGGCTAGAAAGTAACTTAGATCAACAGCAGGTCCTCATAATATTTATCATTGAGTGGCAGGgggcttttgttcttttttactttttactttctttgatgTTTTTCAGGTCACATTCACAGTGTAAAAAAGCACGGTTAtctgtatattttgtttttgtattttatagaGAATACCTGAAATTCCACCCAAACCTGGAGAACTTAAAACAGAGCTTTTGGGACTGAAAGAAAGACAACAGGAACATCAAAATTCAACTGTGCCAAGAACTCTGTGAATgagaattaaatatgtatttttagaatttaatgAATGAAATTGTTTGTGTTTAAGCACCTAATACAAACTGCAAGAGGAAGTGCTCAGTAGATTTAACTGATTTAGTTATGGCTTGACCAGGTAATCTTGAAAACTGCCAGTTTATATCATCAGCTTCTGTAGTTTGATAGATACCCAGAGTGTAGTTACAGTCTCTTGCCCTTATAATTTTGGCTTATTTCTCTGAATAAGCTTGACTGTAATGGCAAATGTggattgtaaattaactataataAAAGTGACATTGACCATATGTGCTTAGTGAGAGGTTAGTATTTCTAGGGTTTGGATTCTTTTGGAGTAAGTTTAGATTTACAGGAAAAGTGCCAAGACAGCACAGTTCCCAAATCCCTCTGCATTTCCATGAATGCCCTCATGTAACATGACCATGGTACAGATCACACATGCCAGAACTAGGTCTGATTCTGGATTTCCCCAGCTTTCATCTATCCAGGCTACTATGACATTTAGTTGCCATGTCTCCTTAGTCTCCTCCTATGAGGCTTCTTTCCTTGGTTTTGTTCACATATTCTAGGTTAGGCTGAGTTTTTGAATACCACCAGAGGTGAAGTGCCCTCCTTCACATGTCAGGGGGTACATGACATCACTGGCTGATACAAACCTCGATCACTTGGTTATTAGGGTAGCATCTGCCAAGGTTCTCTGCTCTAGAGTTACTGTTTCCTGCTTTCCACACTCTAGAAGACAGTCATTAAATCCAGCCCACGTTCAAAAAGGAAAGGAGGATTCAGCTCCACTTCCTGGAAGGGGGAGCATCTACATGTACTATTTGGAATTCTGTAAAGAAGAGTATGTCCCTTCTTTCTATGagtgatttttaagaattttaaaagccaCTTTTCTTAAGTATGCATTACTTTTCTAAGAAGAAAACTCAGGACACAGGATCTAAGAACtactttattttgtatctatgAGATGATGGACGTTCACTACTTGTACCATTTcctgatgtatgtaagtcaagacATTATGCTGTATATCACCAAAAAACTGCAAGAAAAATCAAGTATCAGGGAGCTCTATACAATGAATTATAAAAAGACAAGCAAGACATTGGATATTTgggaccttttttatttttatacacatgACAAGATTTTACACCAAGAATAGTCAGTTAAATAGTACAAATTTACATTCATgaggaatgttaaaaaaaattcaactaaaaACCCCACTTCTTCCTGTGACCACAATCCCAACATTTTACagtgcagaggagaagggggctgagggcatgggggtgggggacacatCCAAAACAAGTCTCTCCCAAAAGAAATAAACTTCACATTCCCTCTCCACACAGCATCCAAATGGGAAGAGTATAATTTACAGTTCATCTTTTTCAGCTGTAGATTtctgtgaaaacagaaaaatcagaatacattaaaaatcaGCACAACAAACCTTTGCTCACCAAAGGTTCATGTAtggtaaaaatggaaatagatcCAGCCTATTTCCATTATCGGATCTATAGGCTAGAATCTTAGCTTGCTAATCTGCAAAATAACCTAGAACCCATAAGATCAATAGTCCCTGAACAATCAAAAATTTAGAATCGGTTAATGTTACTGTAAGGCAGAAGCAAGTGGCAGAGAACATGGAAGCACAGTAGACTAAGGAGTAATCTGCTTAAAAACACCTCAAGAATGGGTggcgagggcttccctggtggttcaggaataaagaatccatttgccaaggcaggagacacgggtttgatttctGAGCTGGGAgtatcccacgtgccacagagcagctgagccacaactgTCGAGTCTGTGCTTTGGAGCCTGGCAGCCCTAGCTACTGAGggcatgtgctgcaactactgaagcccctgctctgaaacaagaggagccaccgcgATGAGGAGAGTAAGCGCCTGCTCTCCAAAGCCAGAGAAAGTCCGCACAGCagcaaaacccagcacagccaacaaaaagattaaaataaagttGCAGCCGCCAGTCCCTGCCTCCCTAGGCTCCTTgcctatttaaaaatagaatggatGGCTAAACTAAGGAAGTAAAGGCAGTGGGGAGGatcaaaatacacatttaaattgATTTGTTCCAGCTTTTGAATTTGATATTAGATGCCTATTTCTTGACTTTGGCAATAGTTCTGACTTTCAAGAACTAAAAATGCAAGTCCCCCTCTTGGTTTGCTCTACCTCTGCTGTTTCTTGTTCTTCCTCGTCTGTTCCTGCGtccatctcttcctcttcatctTGCT from Bos mutus isolate GX-2022 chromosome 5, NWIPB_WYAK_1.1, whole genome shotgun sequence includes:
- the UQCC6 gene encoding ubiquinol-cytochrome c reductase complex assembly factor 6 isoform X3; the protein is MPAGVSWSSYLKMFAASLLAMCAGAEVVHRYYRPDLRIPEIPPKPGELKTELLGLKERQQEHQNSTVPRTL